In Deinococcus psychrotolerans, the genomic window CTCCCGCTCGGGCGGCGATATCACCAAGCGTCACGCTGGCAAAGCCGCACTCGAAAATGGCTTGGTAGGCGGCCTGCTCCAAGGCGGCACGGCGCAGGCGGTCTTGAACAGGATCAACGCGGCGGGCCATAGGCAGCAGTTTAACCGCTCTCCCGTTTTTGTTGGTTCAGACCGACCCAGACAAAACGCCCCGAACCGCGCCTCTATACTGACCGGAGTGAGACTTGCCCCATGAGCCGACTGCAACCCCGTTCTTCTGCCTTCAACTTGTTACCGCTGCGCCAAGTGCTGCTCGTTTCGCGGCCTGCGCTGTGGGTCAACACGCTTGGGGTGGCGGTCACGGGCCTGTGGCTGTCGGGGCAGCTCTGGAACATGAGCGCGGGCTGGTTGCTGCTGCTGGTTTACCTCAGCTTGCCGTTCAACTTGCTGATCTACGGCCTCAACGACTTCTCCGACATGGCCGAGGATGCCCGCAGCGAGCGCAAGGGCGGCTGGCAGGGCGCGAGGCTGCGCTCCGGCGAGGAAAACAGCTTGTTGTGGCTGATCCTGGCGCTGAACCTGCCGTTTTTGCTGGCGCTGGCGTGGCTGCTCTCCCCCGCCGCTTACGGCGTGCTGCTGCTGTGTGCGGGGCTGTTCGCGGCTTACAGCTTGCGCCCGCTGCGCTTCAAAACCCGCCCCTTTTTAGACGGCCTGTCCAACGTGGCTTACGCCTTGCCGCTGCTGATTCCGGCGCTGATGGTGGGCGCGGCGGTGCCCGCGCTGGCCTGCGCCGCACTGTGCGCCTACGCGGTGGGCAAGCACGCCTTTGACGCGGTGCAAGACATTCCCGCCGACGCCGACGCCCACACCCGCACGGTGGCGACTACATTGGGCGCACCCGGAGCAGCCCGCTACGCACTGGCTTGGTTTGCCCTCGCCGGAGCGCTGCTGTGGCCGCTGAGTCCGCTGAGCAGCTCGGCGCTGTGGCTGGTGTGCGGTGGTATGGCGCTCCGTTTGCTGCGCCGCCCGACTTCCGAGCAGGCCGCCCGCTTGTACCCGCTGAGCATCGTCTCGCCGTGGATCGTGGGCGCGGTGAGCGGGGTGCAACTGGTGTATGTACTGGCAAAAGGCTAGTGGGCTGTGGGAAACAGGAAAAGAGTGGGGCAAACAACGTACCGCCAACAACCGGAAAGATCCATAGGCGTTCTCGGCGGCGGCCTCGCGGGACTGAGCCTGGCGGCGCTGTTGGCTGAAGCGGGCCACTCCGTCACGGTGTATGAAGCGGGCGAGTTCGGCGGCAAACTCTCAAGGCTG contains:
- a CDS encoding UbiA family prenyltransferase; amino-acid sequence: MSRLQPRSSAFNLLPLRQVLLVSRPALWVNTLGVAVTGLWLSGQLWNMSAGWLLLLVYLSLPFNLLIYGLNDFSDMAEDARSERKGGWQGARLRSGEENSLLWLILALNLPFLLALAWLLSPAAYGVLLLCAGLFAAYSLRPLRFKTRPFLDGLSNVAYALPLLIPALMVGAAVPALACAALCAYAVGKHAFDAVQDIPADADAHTRTVATTLGAPGAARYALAWFALAGALLWPLSPLSSSALWLVCGGMALRLLRRPTSEQAARLYPLSIVSPWIVGAVSGVQLVYVLAKG